One window of Channa argus isolate prfri chromosome 4, Channa argus male v1.0, whole genome shotgun sequence genomic DNA carries:
- the saal1 gene encoding protein saal1 produces the protein MDCSVDAAKEVEDERPSSPGKIESPVLDRNPSPPPDSGDGQKDEALDAIGDTVYSKHWLFGTLTRLIHIVTEHTEEDAESQMQLSDDDEEALCKVWDMAMDKDVAGFLQEFKATDILLGVIAKSHCPRLTEICVGILGNIACFPETCLTLSQNEDLGDVLLLLLGDTDPPTLLETCRLLLTCLSQEDVCSLWLQRIRLQTSVCSNLRFIMCSSTNTDLLEKVGELVDKLFDLDEELMKSWIAAQPSKEDDAGESCLDVVSCLLEAAKQLRSESPNGLEVYLHAFQLLTTIDEGIRFFADSNGPGKALWNFIFDILCKDLCQPNDIPVVLQEEKSILVHAFSVLQALYRCQDQWCNKTDTNLSLIGTILRVLQYSSECKDDKTRKEETKDEQLQIPKDEQLQILAEISADFLADIFNQISKDTVTDLLRKGCLTEKTCLIAAASLHSNYKTSLQHLQSLLLEADPKMADMMRKQFPV, from the exons ATGG ACTGCAGTGTTGATGCTGCTAAAGAAGTGGAGGATGAAAGACCCTCATCTCCAGGTAAAATAGAGTCTCCTGTGTTGGACCGTAACCCATCACCACCCCCAGACTCAGGTGATGGACAGAAGGATGAAGCTCTGGACGCAATTGGAGACACAGTTTACAGCAAGCACTGGCTTTTTGGCACCTTGACTCGACTTATCCAT ATTGTTACAGAGCATACAGAGGAGGATGCTGAAAGTCAAATGCAGCtctctgatgatgatgaggaagcTCTATGCAAAGTCTGGGATATGGCAATGGATAAG GATGTAGCTGGATTTCTGCAGGAATTCAAGGCTACAGATATTCTTCTTGGAGTGATAGCCAAATCTCATTGTCCACGTCTCACA GAAATTTGTGTCGGAATCCTCGGAAACATTGCTTGTTTCCCTGAGACTTGTTTGACTCTCAGCCAAAATGAAGACTTAGG TGATGTGCTGTTGCTTCTTTTAGGAGATACAGATCCCCCGACCCTTCTGGAAACATGCAG ATTGCTGCTGACCTGCCTTTCCCAGGAAGATGTCTGTTCTTTGTGGCTTCAGCGAATACGGCTGCAGACATCTGTGTGCTCCAACCTCCGTTTCATCATGTGCAGTTCTACtaaca CGGACCTGCTTGAGAAAGTTGGAGAGCTGGTTGACAAACTGTTTGACCTTGATGAAGAATTGATGAAGAGTTGGATCGCAGCTCAGCCAAGTAAGGAGGATGATGCCGGGGAAAGCTGTCTGGATGTGGTCTCATGCCTTCTTGAGGCAGCCAAGCAGCTTAG ATCTGAGAGTCCGAATGGTTTAGAGGTTTACCTTCATGCCTTCCAGCTCCTTACCACCATAGATGAGGGAATTCGTTTTTTTG CTGACTCTAATGGACCTGGCAAGGCCCTATGGAACTTTatctttgacattttatgtAAAGACCTCTGCCAACCAAATGATATTCCAGTTGTTCTGCAAGAGGAGAAGAGCATTTTGGTGCATGCATTTTCTGTGCTTCAGGCTCTTTATAGATGCCAGGATCAGTGGTGCAACAAAACGGATACAA ATCTGTCCCTCATTGGGACCATTTTGCGAGTTCTGCAGTACAGCAGTGAATGCAAAGATGATAAAACCCGCAAAGAAGAGACAAAGGATGAACAGCTCCAAATTCCAAAGGATGAACAGCTCCAAATTCTGGCAGAGATCTCAGCTGACTTCCTAGCTGATATTTTTAATCAGATATCTAAG GACACTGTGACTGATTTGTTAAGGAAGGGTTGCTTGACAGAGAAGACCTGTCTCATAGCTGCAGCCTCTTTACATTCCAATTATAAGACTTCA TTGCAGCACCTGCAGTCCTTGTTGTTGGAGGCTGATCCCAAAATGGCAGACATGATGAGGAAACAGTTTCCTGTCTGA